The following are encoded in a window of Platichthys flesus chromosome 11, fPlaFle2.1, whole genome shotgun sequence genomic DNA:
- the myo1eb gene encoding myosin IEb, whose amino-acid sequence MGSKEHYHWLAQNVKVSGVDDMVLLSKISEDAITDNLKKRYMDDYIFTYIGAVLISVNPFKQLPYFTEREVELYQGAAQYENPPHIYALADNMYRNMMIDSENQCVIISGESGAGKTVAAKYIMSYVSKVSGGGDKVQHVKDIILQSNPLLEAFGNAKTVRNNNSSRFGKYFEIQFSRGGAPDGGKISNFLLEKSRVVSQNEGERNFHIYYQLLEGASGEQRENLGVTTPDYYSYLNQSGTYTVEDVNDKKEFCDTMGAMSVVGLSVEDQDSVLQLVAAILHLGNISFREENNYAVVESQDFLAFPSFLLGISQDGLCSKLTSKIMDSKWGGKTESISVTLNTEQACFSRDALSKALYARLFDFLVDCVNKAIQKDQEELNIGVLDIYGFEIFQKNGFEQFSINFVNEKLQQIFIELTLKAEQEEYVQEGIKWTPIEYFNNKVVCDLIESKLNPPGIMSILDDVCATMHAKGEGADQTLLQKLQGQIGAHQHFSSWNRGFVVHHYAGKVSYDVSGFCERNRDVLFTDIIELMQSSEFPFIRGLFPENLEAEKRGRPSTASSKIKKQANTLVQTLMKCTPHYIRCIKPNETKRPRDWEDVRARHQVEYLGLRENIRVRRAGYAYRRIFKKFLQRYAILTKETWPQWKGDERKGVLHLLNCVNMDQDQFQLGKAKVFIKAPESLFLLEEMRERKYNGYARVIQKAWRKHIAVRKHVKMREEASDVLLNKKERRRNSINRNFVGDYIGTDNHPEIRQFVGRRERIDFADVVVKYDRRFRTVKRDLILTPKFLYLIGREKVKQGPDKGQIQEVLKRKIELNKIQSVSLSSLQDDFFVVHEEEYDSVLQSIFKTEFLSLLVKRFHEKTERKLPLKFNNLLEFKVKKGGWGPFSSAGSRQIQFQAGQGDEAVLKLSGKVLQVSIGPGLPKNSRPTRRDNRKSRYMGNQAPPSNQYNSASHSRGGRAPRGPTSSRGSLLRQQSSMEQPSLPRLQSQRRPSNHAPKQSDMGFMEVPEQGAAGLQRRRSKEVKPLPGAGRPKPAPRPKPRSPQCRALYAYDAQDTDELSFNTDDVIDILTEDPSGWWFGRLRGREGMFPGNYVEKI is encoded by the exons ATG GGCAGTAAGGAGCATTACCATTGGCTGGCTCAGAATGTGAAGGTGAGCGGCGTGGACGACATGGTGCTTCTGTCCAAAATCAGCGAGGACGCCATCACTGACAACCTGAAGAAGAGATACATGGACGACTACATCTTT ACCTACATCGGCGCCGTTCTGATCTCAGTGAATCCCTTCAAACAGCTTCCCTACTTCACTGAGCGGGAGGTGGAGCTGTACCAGGGAGCG GCCCAGTATGAGAACCCCCCCCACATCTACGCATTGGCTGACAACATGTACAGAaacatgatgattgacagcGAGAACCAGTGCGTCATCATCAG CGGTGAGAGCGGAGCTGGAAAAACTGTGGCAGCCAAATATATAATGAGCTACGTGTCCAAAGtgtctggaggaggagacaaagtACAG catgtcaaagacatcatcctgcagtcCAACCCCCTGCTGGAGGCCTTCGGTAACGCCAAGACTGTCCGCAACAACAACTCCAGCAGATTT ggtAAATACTTTGAGATCCAGTTTAGTCGGGGCGGAGCTCCTGATGGAGGAAAGATCTCCAACTTCTTGTTGGAGAAAAGTCGAGTTGTTTCACAGAATGAAGGAGAAAGAAACTTCCACATCTACTACCAG CTGTTGGAGGGGGCGAGtggggagcagagggagaaccTTGGGGTCACGACCCCTGACTACTACAGCTACCTCAATCAATCAGGAACCTACACAGTGGAGGACGTCAACGATAAGAAGGAGTTCTGCGACACTATG ggggcgatgTCTGTTGTGGGTCTGTCTGTGGAGGATCAGGATTCAGTTCTTCAACTCGTTGCAGCAATTCTTCATCTGGGAAACATCAgtttcagagaagaaaacaactaCGCTGTGGTAGAAAGTCAGGACT TCCTGGCGTTCCCGTCCTTCCTCTTGGGGATCTCTCAGGACGGTCTTTGCAGTAAACTGACCAGCAAGATTATGGACAGTAAGTGGGGCGGGAAGACCGAGTCTATCTCCGTCACGCTGAACACAGAGCAGGCGTGTTTCTCCAGAGACGCTCTGTCCAAAGCTCTGTACGCCCGACTCTTCGACTTCCTTGTCGAT tgcgtTAATAAAGCCATCCAGAAGGACCAGGAGGAGCTGAACATCGGAGTGCTTGACATCTACGGCTTTGAGATCTTCCAG aaaaATGGCTTTGAACAGTTCAGCATTAACTTTGTCaacgagaagctgcagcagattttCATTGAACTGACTCTAAAGGCCGAACAG GAAGAATATGTTCAGGAGGGAATCAAATGGACGCCCATCGAGTATTTCAACAATAAAGTGGTGTGTGACCTCATCGAGTCCAAACTG AATCCTCCTGGGATCATGAGCATCCTGGACGATGTGTGTGCGACGATGCACGCCAAAGGGGAGGGGGCGGATCAGACCCTGCTGCAGAAGCTCCAGGGACAGATCGGAGCTCACCAGCACTTCAGCAGCTGGAACAGAGGGTTCGTGGTCCACCACTACGCTGGGAAG GTGTCATATGATGTCAGTGGTTTCTGTGAAAGGAACAGAGACGTTCTCTTCACTGACATCATAGAGCTGATGCAGAGCAGTGAATT tCCGTTCATCAGAGGCTTGTTCCCTGAGAACCtggaggcagagaagagaggacgTCCGTCCACCGCCAGCAGCAAGATCAAG AAACAAGCCAACACTCTGGTCCAGACCCTGATGAAGTGCACGCCTCACTATATCCGCTGCATCAAACCCAACGAGACCAAACGACCTCGGGACTGGGAGGACGTCAGGGCCCGACACCAGGTGGAGTACTTGGGCCTCCGAGAGAACATCCGAGTCCGCCGGGCTGGGTATGCCTACAGACGGATCTTCAAAAAGTTCCTGCAGAG GTATGCCATCCTCACCAAAGAGACTTGGCCTCAATGGAAGGGTGACGAGCGCAAAGGAGTCCTGCACCTCCTCAACTGTGTGAACATGGACCAGGACCAGTTCCAGCTTGGCAAGGCCAAGGTCTTCATCAAAGCTCCGGAGTCG ctcttcctgctggaggagatgagagagaggaagtacAATGGTTACGCTCGGGTCATCCAGAAGGCGTGGCGCAAACACATCGCCGTCCGCAAGCACGTGAAGATGAGGGAGGAAG CGTCCGATGTCCTGCTGAACAAGAAGGAACGTCGCAGAAACAGCATCAACAGAAACTTTGTGGGCGACTACATCGGAACGGACAACCATCCCGAGATCAGACAGTTCGTCGGCCGCCGAGAGAGGATCGACTTTGCTGACGTGGTGGTGAAATATGACAGAAGATTCAGG ACGGTGAAACGAGACCTAATCCTGACTCCAAAGTTCCTGTacctgattggtcgagagaaagtgaaacaggGTCCAGATAAAGGTCAGATCCAGGAAGTTCTCAAGAGGAAGATTGAGCTCAACAAGATCCAGTCTGTTTCGCTGAG ctctCTGCAGGATGACTTCTTCGTCGTTCATGAGGAAGAGTATGACAGTGTTCTTCAGAGCATCTTTAAAACGGAATTCCTCAGTTTACTCGTCAAACGTTTTCATGAGAAAACTGAGAGGAAGCTTCCTCTGAAATTCAACAACCT TCTGGAGTTTAAGGTGAAGAAGGGGGGCTGGGGTCCGTTCAGCTCTGCAGGATCCCGACAGATCCAGTTCCAGGCGGGTCAGGGGGACGAGGCGGTCCTGAAGCTCAGCGGAAAGGTGCTGCAGGTGTCCATTGGACCGGGTCTGCCCAAGAACTCAC GACCGACAAGGAGGGACAACCGAAAGAGCCGCTACATGGGGAACCAGGCTCCACCCAGCAACCAGTACAACTCAG CGTCTCACTCAAGAGGGGGAAGAGCGCCCAGAggtcccacctcctccaggggCTCCCTGCTGAGGCAGCAGTCTAGCATGGAGCAACCCAGTCTGCCCCGCCTCCAGAGTCAGCGCCGCCCCAGCAACCACGCCCCCAAACAATCCGACATGGGCTTCATGGAGGTCCCTGAACAGGGCGCTGCAGG GCTGCAGCGACGCCGTTCAAAGGAGGTGAAGCCTCTTCCTGGAGCAGGTCGACCTAAACCTGCTCCCAGACCGAAGCCCCGGAGTCCTCAGTGCCGAGCTCTGTACGCCTACGACGCCCAGGACACAGACGAGCTCAGCTTcaacactgatgatgtcatcgaCATACTCACTGAAG ATCCGTCTGGTTGGTGGTTTGGCCGGTTGCGAGGCAGAGAGGGAATGTTTCCTGGAAACTACGTGGAGAAGATCTAG